From one Rubidibacter lacunae KORDI 51-2 genomic stretch:
- a CDS encoding histidine triad nucleotide-binding protein: MSDTIFGKIIRREIPANIVYEDDLVLAFEDINPQAPVHIIAIPKKPIPRLSAAELGDRALLGHLLVTLKQIAEQAGLSDGYRVVANTGRDGGQTVDHLHFHILGGRQMEWPPG, translated from the coding sequence ATGAGCGACACTATCTTCGGCAAAATCATTCGCCGAGAAATCCCGGCAAACATCGTATATGAGGACGACCTCGTCCTTGCTTTTGAAGACATCAACCCGCAAGCGCCCGTCCACATTATCGCGATCCCCAAAAAGCCCATACCAAGGCTTTCTGCAGCCGAACTCGGCGATCGGGCCCTCCTCGGACACTTACTAGTCACTCTTAAGCAGATTGCAGAGCAAGCTGGGCTGAGCGATGGCTATCGCGTGGTTGCCAACACCGGTCGCGATGGCGGTCAGACCGTAGATCACCTGCACTTCCATATTCTCGGCGGACGCCAGATGGAATGGCCACCTGGGTAG
- a CDS encoding YifB family Mg chelatase-like AAA ATPase — MLARVWSATLVGIDAIKVGVEVDISGGLPGIVVVGLPDAAVQESRERVKAALKNAELAFPMRKIVVNLAPADLRKEGPSFDLPIAVGILAASEQASAQLLRDYLFLGEVSLDGSLRPVAGVLPIAAAAARLGIAGVVVPADNAREAAVVEGLTVYGCKHLGEVAGLLSHPQQATPVRSDAREQSIQSPVAAPDLKDVKGQSHARRALEIAAAGGHNLVFVGPPGSGKTMLARRLPGILPPLSFSEALEVSQIHSVAGLLKERGSLLHERPFRSPHHSASGPALVGGGSFPRPGEISLAHRGVLFLDELTEFKRNVLEYLRQPLEDGCISISRARQSVGFPARFTLIASTNPCPCGYYGDPIQSCSCSRAQRERYWARLSGPLMDRIDLQVAVNRLKPEEMTRQARGESSASVRDRVKAARERAFHRFQATGLSCNAELQNQQLQRVCTLDDASRGLLEGAIRRLGLSNRAMDRILKVARTIADLAGTDRLQATHVAEAIQYRTLDRMQQ; from the coding sequence ATGCTGGCTCGGGTTTGGAGTGCGACACTTGTTGGGATTGATGCCATCAAGGTTGGGGTTGAGGTAGATATATCTGGCGGCTTGCCGGGCATTGTTGTCGTCGGTTTGCCCGATGCGGCGGTACAGGAGTCGCGCGAGCGGGTGAAGGCCGCGCTCAAAAATGCCGAGCTTGCCTTCCCCATGCGCAAGATCGTTGTCAATCTGGCACCAGCAGATTTACGGAAGGAAGGACCGAGCTTCGATCTACCGATAGCCGTTGGGATTCTGGCAGCGTCAGAGCAAGCCAGCGCGCAGTTGCTGCGGGACTATCTTTTCTTAGGGGAAGTGTCGCTAGACGGCAGCCTGCGACCGGTTGCAGGTGTGTTGCCGATCGCCGCTGCCGCTGCACGTCTGGGAATTGCTGGGGTGGTGGTGCCAGCGGACAATGCCCGCGAAGCAGCTGTAGTGGAGGGATTGACCGTTTATGGCTGCAAGCATCTTGGTGAGGTTGCCGGATTGTTAAGCCATCCGCAGCAAGCTACTCCCGTTCGATCGGATGCCCGCGAGCAATCGATCCAATCTCCAGTTGCCGCGCCAGACCTCAAGGACGTGAAGGGACAGAGCCATGCGCGACGCGCACTAGAGATTGCAGCCGCCGGCGGCCACAATCTGGTCTTTGTCGGACCTCCGGGAAGTGGCAAAACGATGCTGGCCCGTCGCCTTCCGGGGATTTTACCGCCGCTGTCCTTTAGCGAGGCCTTAGAGGTGTCCCAAATCCATTCGGTGGCTGGATTGCTCAAGGAGCGCGGTTCGTTATTACACGAACGTCCGTTTCGCAGCCCGCATCATTCCGCATCAGGACCTGCTTTGGTCGGCGGCGGCAGCTTCCCGCGACCGGGAGAGATTTCCCTGGCACATCGCGGCGTGCTGTTTTTAGACGAGCTGACGGAGTTCAAGCGCAACGTGTTGGAGTACTTGCGCCAGCCCCTGGAGGACGGCTGCATATCCATTTCGCGAGCGCGTCAGTCGGTAGGATTTCCAGCGCGGTTTACGCTGATTGCAAGCACGAATCCTTGTCCGTGCGGGTACTACGGCGACCCAATCCAGTCTTGCTCTTGCTCGCGAGCGCAGCGCGAGCGCTATTGGGCGCGTCTCTCCGGTCCGCTCATGGACCGCATCGACCTACAGGTTGCGGTCAATCGGCTCAAGCCCGAGGAGATGACTCGCCAGGCACGGGGCGAGTCATCGGCGAGCGTTCGCGATCGCGTGAAGGCTGCTCGCGAACGGGCGTTCCATCGCTTCCAAGCTACCGGACTGAGTTGCAATGCCGAGTTGCAGAACCAGCAGCTGCAACGTGTCTGCACCTTGGACGATGCCAGCCGCGGGTTGCTGGAAGGGGCGATTAGACGTTTAGGATTGTCAAATCGCGCGATGGACCGGATATTGAAGGTGGCGCGCACGATCGCGGATCTAGCCGGTACAGATCGGCTGCAAGCCACGCATGTAGCCGAAGCTATCCAATACCGCACGCTCGACCGCATGCAGCAATGA